Proteins from a single region of Runella sp. SP2:
- a CDS encoding NAD(P)H-dependent oxidoreductase has protein sequence MQKILVINGGKTFAHSGGRLNTTLTEWDGEFFTPENGFELKITQVGEENYDANEEVEKFVWADVIIYHFPIWWMYLPFSLKEYFDKVLTAGHRKGLYYSDGRKANNPERNYGTGGLMQGTRYLVTTTWNAPKTAFTLPEEFFQGRSVDDGVLFPFHRMNAFCGLEPLPSKHFHDVEKNGSPELTASFKVEYLEHLRGVFRK, from the coding sequence ATGCAAAAAATATTGGTTATCAACGGCGGAAAAACCTTTGCCCATTCGGGCGGCCGCCTCAACACTACCCTTACCGAATGGGATGGCGAGTTTTTTACCCCTGAAAATGGCTTTGAGCTGAAAATAACGCAGGTAGGAGAAGAAAACTACGACGCTAACGAAGAAGTGGAGAAATTTGTGTGGGCGGATGTCATCATTTATCACTTCCCCATTTGGTGGATGTACCTTCCTTTTTCATTGAAGGAATATTTCGATAAAGTACTTACGGCAGGCCATCGGAAGGGGCTGTATTACAGCGACGGACGGAAGGCCAATAACCCCGAACGAAACTACGGAACAGGCGGCTTGATGCAAGGAACGCGCTACCTCGTCACTACCACTTGGAATGCTCCTAAAACTGCTTTTACGTTGCCCGAGGAGTTTTTTCAGGGCCGCAGTGTCGATGATGGCGTGTTGTTTCCCTTCCACCGCATGAATGCTTTTTGTGGACTAGAACCGCTGCCTAGCAAGCATTTTCACGATGTTGAAAAAAATGGCTCGCCTGAGCTGACCGCTTCGTTTAAAGTAGAATATTTGGAGCATCTTCGTGGTGTGTTTAGGAAGTAA
- a CDS encoding UDP-2,3-diacylglucosamine diphosphatase, which yields MKQKTHYRTIVISDVHLGTGGSKAKEVTHFLKQYKCKRLILNGDIIDGWQLKKYGTWKRRHTAFFKTVLKMMDDYHTKVIYIRGNHDDFLDQIMPLRLGKQFQIRKDYILKSGQKRFYVTHGDVFDSITTHMKWLAYLGDAGYTFLLWINKLYNHYRDWCGLPYYSLSQLIKQKVKAAVNYVSDFEEKLTELARSRNCDGIICGHIHQPAMRDIDGVLYMNSGDWVESLTALVEDHDGNWTLVYYNEAQMGKADEPTVSEFFGVKERAAS from the coding sequence ATGAAGCAGAAGACGCACTATCGTACCATTGTGATTTCGGACGTTCACCTCGGAACTGGCGGCTCCAAGGCCAAAGAAGTCACGCATTTTTTGAAGCAATACAAATGTAAACGGCTTATCCTAAACGGCGACATCATCGACGGATGGCAGTTGAAAAAATACGGTACGTGGAAGCGTCGGCACACGGCTTTTTTTAAAACGGTGCTAAAAATGATGGATGACTACCACACCAAGGTCATTTATATTCGTGGAAATCATGATGATTTTTTAGACCAAATCATGCCTCTACGCCTCGGAAAACAGTTTCAAATTCGCAAAGACTACATCCTAAAATCGGGACAAAAACGGTTTTACGTTACCCACGGCGATGTCTTCGACAGCATCACAACGCACATGAAGTGGTTAGCGTATTTGGGCGACGCAGGCTACACCTTCTTACTGTGGATCAACAAGTTATACAATCACTACCGCGACTGGTGCGGACTTCCGTATTATTCACTTTCGCAATTAATCAAGCAGAAAGTCAAAGCAGCGGTCAATTACGTCTCTGATTTTGAAGAAAAACTCACCGAACTAGCCCGCTCTCGTAACTGTGACGGAATCATTTGCGGGCACATTCACCAACCCGCCATGCGCGACATTGACGGCGTACTTTACATGAACTCAGGCGACTGGGTAGAATCGCTCACGGCCTTGGTCGAAGACCACGATGGCAACTGGACACTGGTTTACTACAACGAGGCCCAAATGGGCAAAGCAGACGAACCAACGGTATCCGAATTTTTTGGCGTAAAAGAGCGGGCTGCATCGTGA
- a CDS encoding arylsulfatase, whose amino-acid sequence MKKKGVVASVGLAVAVSVGLTAFYSKPSRSKADARPNIIIIMADDMGYSDLGCYGGEIKTPNIDYLANNGLRFTQFYNTSRCCPTRASLLTGLYNHQAGIGKMTDEESTPGYRGHLAENTVTIAEVLKAAGYQTGMTGKWHVSNTIVQKNPKDQLDWLNHKKDFGDFGPLNQYPTARGFDKYFGNIWGVVDFFDPFSLVNGTKPVTQVPKNYYHTDAISDSTVAYIQSFAKSSSPFFLYVAHTAPHWPLMALPEDIEKYKDTYKSGWDAVRKSRYDRMVKMGLIDPKTTPLSERWDKQQTWEANADKEWDARAMAVHAAMIDRMDQGIGRMLQTLRETGQLENTLIVFLSDNGASPENCAAYGPGFDRPNETRDGRPISYDLKKQVMPGPQTSFASIGQRWSNVANTPYQYWKAESSEGGVRTPMVAFWPKGIKAKKGSYSAQMGHVMDFMRTCVEISGAKYPQTFQGRTISASTGQSLVPAFQGKINGGHMNLFNEHFGARYARSGNWKLASASRDTTWHLFDLANDKTETNNLAAKYPEKVNELKKQWQTWAQTHQVLPKPNTVRR is encoded by the coding sequence ATGAAGAAAAAAGGGGTAGTGGCTTCGGTTGGATTGGCCGTGGCGGTGTCGGTAGGGCTAACGGCGTTTTATTCAAAACCGTCGCGTTCAAAAGCGGATGCACGTCCGAACATCATTATCATCATGGCCGACGACATGGGGTATTCGGACTTGGGCTGCTATGGCGGTGAAATCAAAACCCCTAACATCGACTACCTCGCCAACAACGGGTTGCGTTTTACTCAATTTTACAACACATCCCGTTGTTGTCCAACGCGAGCCAGTTTGCTCACAGGCTTATACAACCACCAAGCAGGCATTGGTAAAATGACCGACGAAGAATCGACACCAGGTTACCGTGGGCATTTGGCCGAAAATACCGTGACGATTGCGGAGGTATTGAAGGCAGCGGGCTACCAAACGGGTATGACGGGAAAATGGCACGTGTCGAACACCATTGTTCAGAAAAACCCCAAAGACCAGCTCGATTGGCTCAATCACAAAAAAGATTTTGGCGATTTTGGGCCATTGAACCAGTACCCCACTGCGCGTGGTTTCGATAAGTATTTTGGCAATATCTGGGGCGTAGTTGATTTCTTTGACCCTTTTAGTTTGGTCAACGGGACAAAGCCTGTAACGCAAGTTCCAAAGAATTACTACCACACGGACGCCATTAGTGACTCCACCGTGGCCTATATTCAATCGTTTGCCAAATCGTCGTCGCCATTTTTCTTGTACGTGGCGCACACTGCCCCGCACTGGCCGCTAATGGCCCTGCCCGAAGACATCGAAAAGTACAAAGACACGTATAAGTCGGGCTGGGATGCGGTTCGGAAAAGCCGTTACGATAGAATGGTAAAAATGGGTTTGATTGACCCCAAAACTACGCCGTTGTCGGAGCGCTGGGATAAACAACAAACCTGGGAAGCAAACGCCGATAAAGAATGGGATGCGCGCGCTATGGCCGTTCACGCGGCGATGATTGACCGCATGGATCAGGGCATTGGCCGTATGTTGCAAACACTGCGCGAAACGGGGCAGTTGGAAAACACGCTCATTGTCTTTCTTTCGGATAACGGGGCAAGTCCCGAAAACTGTGCGGCTTATGGGCCAGGTTTTGACCGCCCCAACGAGACCCGCGACGGTCGGCCTATCTCGTATGATTTGAAAAAGCAAGTAATGCCAGGGCCTCAGACTTCGTTTGCTTCGATTGGGCAGCGTTGGTCAAACGTGGCAAATACGCCTTACCAATACTGGAAAGCCGAATCATCCGAAGGAGGTGTTCGCACGCCAATGGTGGCATTTTGGCCCAAAGGAATCAAAGCGAAAAAAGGAAGTTACAGCGCCCAAATGGGACACGTAATGGACTTCATGCGTACCTGCGTAGAGATTTCAGGAGCCAAGTACCCACAGACGTTTCAGGGGCGTACTATTTCGGCCTCAACGGGGCAAAGCCTTGTACCAGCATTTCAGGGAAAAATCAACGGAGGGCATATGAATCTGTTCAACGAGCACTTTGGCGCGCGTTATGCACGGTCGGGGAATTGGAAGCTGGCCTCCGCAAGCCGCGATACTACGTGGCACTTGTTTGACTTAGCCAACGATAAAACCGAAACCAATAACCTCGCGGCTAAGTATCCCGAAAAAGTAAACGAATTGAAAAAACAGTGGCAAACGTGGGCCCAAACCCATCAAGTTTTGCCCAAGCCTAACACAGTCAGACGATAG
- a CDS encoding glycosyltransferase family protein has translation MSKFLFIIQGEGRGHLTQAISLAQLLRANGHEVVAGLVGIGKGRQLPSFFYDSFPTDIHSFDSPHLIMGKRGISFSKTITHHLFRIPLYVKSLQAIHTHVQHYQPDVIVNFYDVLGGLYALTYRPTVPIVAVGHHYLFLRNDFIFPAKRSLDHWLLKINTRLTAIRAQKLLALSFYPTAIPTHQRIVTVPPLLRGTVKALTPTQEPFFLVYVTYAAMSKTVIEWHLQHPEVNLHCFWDQPDRSFDATLTFHQVDGAKFLDMMARCTALVTTAGFESVCEAMYLEKPALMVPAHYEQACNALDAQRAGAGIAAEAFDLSLLLNYLPKHVPAQAHFQEWCAQATPLFLAQLEEVALGKQVLVAFI, from the coding sequence GTGAGTAAGTTTCTGTTTATTATCCAAGGCGAAGGTAGAGGTCACTTGACCCAAGCCATTTCGTTGGCGCAGTTATTGCGCGCCAACGGCCACGAAGTGGTAGCTGGGCTGGTCGGAATCGGAAAAGGGCGGCAATTGCCTTCTTTCTTTTACGATTCGTTTCCCACTGATATTCACTCGTTTGACAGTCCACATTTGATAATGGGAAAACGGGGAATTAGTTTTTCCAAAACGATTACGCATCATCTTTTTCGGATTCCTCTTTACGTCAAAAGCCTCCAAGCCATTCATACCCACGTTCAGCATTACCAACCCGACGTCATCGTTAATTTTTACGATGTACTTGGCGGTTTATACGCGCTGACGTATCGGCCTACGGTTCCGATTGTCGCCGTTGGGCACCATTATTTGTTCCTACGTAACGATTTTATATTTCCCGCCAAACGAAGTTTAGACCATTGGTTGTTAAAGATTAACACGCGCCTAACGGCAATACGGGCTCAAAAACTGCTGGCTCTTTCGTTTTATCCCACTGCTATTCCTACCCACCAGCGCATCGTGACCGTCCCACCCCTTCTTCGTGGGACGGTCAAAGCGCTGACGCCTACCCAAGAGCCCTTTTTTCTGGTCTATGTCACCTACGCTGCCATGAGTAAAACCGTGATTGAGTGGCATTTACAGCATCCTGAAGTGAATTTACACTGTTTTTGGGACCAACCCGACCGCTCATTTGACGCTACGCTGACTTTTCATCAAGTGGATGGAGCTAAGTTTTTAGACATGATGGCACGTTGCACGGCATTGGTGACAACGGCAGGATTTGAGTCGGTCTGTGAAGCGATGTACCTTGAAAAACCAGCTTTGATGGTTCCTGCGCACTACGAACAAGCCTGCAACGCCCTCGATGCGCAGCGGGCGGGCGCGGGGATTGCCGCCGAAGCATTTGACCTGTCGCTGCTCCTCAATTACCTTCCCAAACACGTACCCGCACAAGCCCATTTTCAAGAATGGTGTGCTCAAGCAACGCCCCTTTTTCTAGCTCAATTAGAAGAAGTCGCACTTGGGAAGCAAGTTTTGGTGGCTTTTATCTAA
- a CDS encoding RluA family pseudouridine synthase, with product MLRYEFKDLILFENEDYIVINKPPHVATINERTADKSISILRMAKEYSHDAQVAHRLDKETSGVLAIAKNPAAYRHIAMQFEYREVTKRYHAVANGVHDFDSISVFLPIAPLKDGTAVKIDRQNGKAAETVFFTKQAFRKHTLVECIPITGRMHQIRVHLQCLKAPIVCDPTYGGATVYLSELKRNYNLKKDSEELPIIQRVALHAFSLTFRLMNDETVVIEAPYPKDFGVLVKLLEKNS from the coding sequence ATGCTCCGTTACGAGTTCAAAGACCTCATATTGTTTGAAAACGAAGACTACATCGTTATCAATAAACCTCCACACGTCGCTACCATCAACGAACGTACCGCTGATAAGTCGATAAGTATTTTGCGCATGGCCAAAGAATACAGCCATGATGCCCAAGTTGCCCACCGCCTCGACAAAGAAACATCGGGGGTGTTGGCTATTGCCAAAAACCCTGCGGCATATCGGCACATTGCCATGCAGTTTGAGTACCGCGAAGTGACCAAACGTTACCATGCCGTTGCCAATGGCGTCCATGATTTTGACAGTATCTCGGTATTTTTACCTATTGCGCCGCTTAAAGATGGCACCGCCGTGAAAATAGACCGCCAAAATGGAAAAGCAGCCGAAACCGTTTTCTTTACAAAACAGGCTTTTCGGAAACATACGTTGGTAGAATGTATCCCCATTACGGGCCGAATGCACCAAATTCGGGTGCATTTACAGTGCCTCAAAGCGCCAATTGTTTGCGATCCTACCTACGGCGGAGCAACGGTTTATTTGTCGGAATTGAAACGGAATTACAATTTGAAGAAAGACTCAGAAGAGCTACCCATCATTCAGCGCGTGGCTTTACACGCGTTCTCGCTTACATTCAGGCTTATGAACGACGAAACAGTTGTCATCGAAGCGCCTTATCCTAAGGATTTTGGGGTATTGGTGAAGCTGTTGGAGAAGAATAGTTGA
- a CDS encoding glutaminase family protein → MFYNKPTLLLLALSGCLALTSSMAQTLRPPAYPIITHDPYFSIWSNTDQLTDGPTRHWTGRPHSLEGIVRVDGKSYQFLGAPPTLYQALLPTGENKAYDALYTTTKPSAGWEQPDFIPQGWKTGSGPFGDSPASRTPFHNGKIDKDGIFIRREFNYDGQVEASKLLLTLINDDDVTVYLNGTRIFTKPCCAGEYIHSPLSAEGQKALRKGRNVLAVHCISPIGESFVDVGLVSVVPTAQAVTATQKKATVTATQTSYVFTAGPVELDVNFLSPLLMDELEVAARPVSYVTFSTRSLDNKPHSVQVYFGESALVATNVPSQEVVAETKKDGKLVYTSVGTKEQPVLGKKGDNIRIDWGYAYLAVPDAASSVVTGNPDQLKNDFKSKGQLTATSSTVSGTAGELAMATVVNFGNVSGKTSSKHLLLGYDDVYSVQYFGQNLRGWWRRDPATTMLKTLQTAETDYPRLLTKSTAFDKKMYDDATKAGGKAYADLCQLAYRQAISAHKIVAGPKGEVFFLSKENFSNGSIGTVDVTYPSAPMFLLYNNELAKGLLRFIFDYSESGRWKKDFPAHDIGTYPLANGQTYGEDMPVEEAGNMIILTAASVKMDGNPSFAREHWPMLTKWVEFLKRDGFDPANQLCTDDFAGHLARNVNLSAKAIVGIACYAQMAAQLGEQKLADEHFTLARTLARRWMEMSADGDHYALTFDKTAGSWSQKYNIVWDKLLGLNVFPKEVAQKEIAFYLKKQQAYGLPLDSRKTYTKSDWIVWTATMADSDADFKALIDPVWKYANETPTRVPLSDWHETINAKQVGFQARSVVGGYFIKMLAERLEKGK, encoded by the coding sequence ATGTTTTACAACAAACCAACTCTTTTGTTGCTTGCCTTGAGTGGGTGCCTCGCGCTAACGTCTTCGATGGCGCAGACGCTTCGCCCACCCGCCTATCCTATTATTACCCACGATCCCTATTTTAGCATTTGGAGTAACACCGACCAACTCACCGACGGCCCCACTCGCCACTGGACAGGCCGCCCGCATTCGTTGGAAGGCATTGTGCGGGTTGACGGCAAGTCGTATCAATTTTTAGGAGCTCCGCCAACTTTATATCAAGCCTTGTTGCCAACGGGTGAAAACAAAGCATACGACGCGTTATATACCACCACCAAACCTTCGGCAGGATGGGAACAGCCTGACTTTATCCCCCAAGGTTGGAAAACGGGCTCAGGGCCATTTGGTGATTCGCCCGCTTCGCGCACGCCATTTCACAATGGAAAAATTGACAAGGACGGAATTTTTATCCGTCGCGAGTTTAACTACGACGGGCAAGTGGAGGCGTCCAAGTTGTTGTTGACCCTTATCAACGACGACGATGTGACGGTGTATTTGAACGGTACGCGTATCTTCACAAAGCCTTGCTGTGCAGGCGAATACATCCACTCACCTCTTTCGGCCGAAGGCCAGAAGGCACTTCGTAAGGGGCGTAACGTCTTAGCCGTGCATTGCATTAGTCCCATCGGTGAGTCGTTTGTGGACGTAGGGTTGGTAAGTGTCGTTCCTACGGCGCAGGCGGTTACGGCTACGCAAAAGAAAGCCACCGTCACGGCTACCCAAACCAGTTATGTGTTTACCGCAGGGCCAGTGGAATTGGACGTTAACTTCCTGTCGCCTCTGTTGATGGATGAATTGGAAGTAGCGGCTCGCCCCGTAAGTTATGTGACGTTTTCGACGCGTTCGTTGGACAACAAACCACACTCGGTACAGGTATATTTCGGCGAATCGGCCTTGGTCGCTACCAACGTGCCTTCGCAAGAAGTAGTGGCCGAAACCAAGAAAGACGGCAAGCTCGTTTATACGTCAGTTGGAACCAAAGAGCAACCTGTGTTGGGCAAAAAAGGCGATAACATCCGCATCGACTGGGGCTATGCCTACTTGGCTGTGCCTGATGCGGCAAGCAGCGTAGTAACGGGAAATCCTGACCAATTGAAAAACGACTTTAAATCAAAAGGTCAACTGACGGCTACTTCTTCGACGGTCTCAGGAACGGCGGGCGAGTTAGCAATGGCGACGGTCGTAAACTTTGGCAATGTTTCGGGAAAAACTTCTTCAAAGCATTTGCTTTTGGGCTACGACGATGTGTATTCGGTGCAGTATTTTGGTCAAAACCTCCGTGGATGGTGGCGCCGCGACCCTGCTACAACGATGTTAAAAACATTACAAACCGCCGAAACAGACTACCCACGTTTGTTGACCAAAAGCACGGCATTCGATAAAAAAATGTACGATGACGCGACCAAAGCGGGCGGAAAAGCGTACGCTGATTTGTGCCAATTGGCCTACCGACAAGCGATTTCCGCCCACAAAATTGTGGCAGGGCCGAAGGGGGAAGTGTTCTTTTTGTCGAAAGAAAATTTCTCAAACGGTTCGATTGGAACGGTGGACGTAACGTACCCGTCGGCACCCATGTTTTTGTTGTATAACAACGAGTTGGCGAAAGGATTGCTACGTTTTATCTTTGACTATAGCGAATCGGGGCGTTGGAAAAAAGACTTCCCTGCCCACGATATTGGGACGTATCCGCTTGCCAACGGCCAAACCTACGGCGAAGATATGCCCGTGGAAGAAGCTGGAAACATGATTATTTTGACGGCGGCTTCGGTGAAAATGGACGGCAATCCCAGCTTTGCGCGCGAACACTGGCCGATGCTAACGAAATGGGTAGAATTCCTAAAACGCGATGGATTTGACCCCGCCAACCAACTTTGTACCGACGACTTCGCGGGGCACTTAGCGCGTAACGTCAACTTGTCGGCCAAGGCCATTGTCGGGATTGCGTGTTATGCCCAAATGGCGGCTCAATTGGGTGAACAAAAACTAGCCGATGAGCACTTTACGTTGGCGCGCACCTTGGCCCGTCGTTGGATGGAAATGAGTGCCGATGGCGACCACTATGCCCTTACGTTCGACAAAACGGCAGGAAGTTGGAGCCAGAAATACAACATAGTTTGGGATAAATTGCTCGGATTGAACGTATTCCCGAAAGAAGTTGCGCAAAAGGAAATCGCGTTTTACCTCAAAAAACAACAAGCCTACGGTCTTCCGCTCGACAGCCGTAAGACTTATACCAAGTCGGATTGGATTGTGTGGACGGCAACCATGGCCGATTCGGACGCCGATTTCAAAGCGTTGATTGACCCCGTATGGAAGTATGCCAACGAAACCCCCACCCGCGTTCCACTCTCGGACTGGCACGAAACCATTAATGCCAAGCAGGTAGGCTTCCAAGCTCGCTCCGTAGTAGGAGGGTATTTTATCAAAATGCTGGCAGAGCGTTTGGAGAAGGGGAAGTAG
- a CDS encoding LysR family transcriptional regulator, with amino-acid sequence MQTNLEWFRTFKAIYETGTLSGAAKQLFVSQPGVGLHLNALESYTGYALFERTARKMIPTERGHLLYQQMQHSLNVLEDIESRFRRKSGKDRPTVSMGMCVETFQQALEKHIPELDFNLIMQFGESEKLIEALENGVIDLVLASQKKNTLNIEWEAFTTEQLVVVAGKKTDLTDWKTLHLNNKEALLDWFGEQIWYNTASDMKLLSRFWEANFETQPEFVPNYIVPNKFSIIRCLSAGKGLAVLPDFICHEALKQGDITLLWRGYTEVANTLYFGKRKNSLQAAPIARIETLLKGEFSEA; translated from the coding sequence ATGCAAACGAACTTAGAGTGGTTTCGCACGTTTAAAGCGATTTACGAAACAGGAACGCTGAGTGGAGCAGCCAAGCAGCTTTTTGTGTCTCAGCCTGGGGTTGGACTTCACCTCAACGCCCTAGAATCGTACACTGGATATGCCTTGTTTGAGCGAACGGCCAGAAAGATGATACCTACCGAAAGGGGACATCTTTTATACCAACAAATGCAACATTCGCTCAATGTGTTGGAAGATATTGAAAGCCGTTTCCGACGAAAATCAGGCAAAGACCGCCCGACGGTGAGCATGGGAATGTGCGTAGAAACGTTTCAGCAAGCGCTAGAAAAGCACATTCCTGAGCTGGATTTTAACCTAATTATGCAATTTGGCGAAAGCGAAAAGCTGATTGAGGCGTTAGAAAACGGGGTGATTGATTTGGTATTAGCCTCCCAAAAGAAAAATACTCTCAACATCGAATGGGAGGCGTTTACGACCGAACAATTGGTGGTGGTAGCAGGGAAAAAAACAGATTTGACTGACTGGAAAACCCTCCATTTAAATAACAAAGAAGCGTTGTTGGATTGGTTTGGAGAACAAATTTGGTACAATACCGCCTCCGATATGAAGTTATTGAGTCGGTTTTGGGAAGCTAATTTTGAGACGCAACCCGAGTTTGTGCCCAATTACATTGTTCCCAATAAGTTTTCCATTATTCGTTGTTTGTCGGCGGGCAAAGGCTTGGCCGTTTTGCCAGACTTTATCTGCCACGAAGCGCTCAAGCAAGGCGACATTACCCTGCTCTGGCGGGGCTATACCGAAGTCGCAAACACCCTTTATTTTGGGAAAAGAAAGAACAGCTTACAAGCAGCGCCCATCGCCCGCATCGAAACGCTATTGAAAGGTGAATTTAGTGAAGCGTAA
- a CDS encoding NADP-dependent glyceraldehyde-3-phosphate dehydrogenase encodes MPTTTHHPFSPIFKGEDAIPQEFRLEEVHQREYLLNGELVQWDGPVTSIYSPVCIPTPNGLTRKLLGSIPRTSPKEALEALDAAVNAYNNGLGEWPTMSVGERINCMQKFVYLMIQQRDLVIKLLMWEIGKTLSDATKEFDRTVDYINDTIDALKDLDRESSRFQEAEGTIAQIRRAPLGVVLSMGPFNYPLNEIFTTLIPALIMGNTILFKLPKHGVLAHYPLLNAFKEAFPKGTVNTLYGRGSEIISPIMESGKVNVLAFIGSSKVANGLKKLHPKVNRLRAILSLDAKNAAIVTKNANIDVAVNECILGALSFNGQRCTALKLIFVQKEIATEFVEKLNAAVSALKPGLPWENGVKITPLPEEDKPDYLKACIEDAIAHGAAVQNENGGYTEASFVFPAVVYPVNNQMKFYHEEQFGPVIPVVPFETIDEPIDYQVNASHGMQVSIFSEDPKEVAQLIDPFVNLVSRVNINCQAQRGPDVFPFTGRKDSAEGTLSVFDALRSFSIRSLVATKLTESNKVLLNTIVRDHDSNFLSTDYIF; translated from the coding sequence ATGCCAACAACAACCCACCACCCGTTCTCCCCCATTTTTAAAGGAGAAGATGCCATTCCCCAAGAATTTAGATTAGAAGAAGTACACCAACGAGAATACCTCTTAAACGGTGAACTTGTCCAGTGGGATGGACCCGTTACATCTATTTATTCGCCCGTTTGTATTCCGACTCCCAACGGTTTAACGCGAAAACTCTTAGGAAGTATTCCGCGTACTTCGCCCAAAGAAGCCCTAGAAGCGCTGGACGCCGCTGTCAATGCCTACAACAATGGGCTGGGTGAATGGCCTACGATGAGCGTGGGCGAGCGGATTAATTGTATGCAGAAGTTTGTTTATTTGATGATTCAGCAACGGGATTTGGTCATCAAATTGTTGATGTGGGAAATCGGGAAAACGCTGTCCGACGCCACCAAAGAGTTTGACCGTACTGTCGATTACATCAACGACACAATTGACGCCCTCAAAGACCTCGACCGTGAATCCTCACGTTTTCAGGAAGCCGAAGGTACCATTGCCCAAATCCGTCGAGCGCCGCTGGGCGTGGTGCTGAGCATGGGGCCTTTTAACTATCCTTTGAACGAAATTTTTACGACGCTCATCCCTGCCCTAATTATGGGCAACACCATACTTTTCAAACTTCCCAAACACGGGGTATTGGCGCACTATCCTTTGCTAAATGCCTTTAAGGAAGCTTTCCCCAAAGGAACCGTGAACACGCTATACGGAAGAGGGTCGGAAATTATTTCGCCCATTATGGAAAGCGGCAAAGTGAACGTGTTGGCTTTCATCGGTTCAAGTAAAGTAGCCAACGGCCTCAAAAAACTGCACCCTAAAGTCAACCGCCTCCGCGCTATTTTGAGCCTTGACGCCAAAAATGCAGCCATCGTTACCAAAAATGCCAACATTGACGTGGCCGTGAACGAGTGTATTCTTGGAGCACTTTCGTTCAACGGGCAGCGTTGTACGGCGTTGAAGCTCATCTTTGTACAAAAAGAAATTGCCACGGAGTTTGTTGAAAAACTCAACGCGGCCGTATCGGCCTTAAAACCTGGCTTGCCTTGGGAAAATGGTGTAAAAATTACGCCCCTACCAGAAGAAGACAAACCCGATTATTTGAAAGCGTGCATTGAAGACGCGATTGCGCACGGGGCTGCTGTGCAAAACGAAAACGGAGGCTACACTGAGGCGTCGTTTGTGTTTCCAGCGGTGGTGTATCCCGTCAACAATCAGATGAAATTCTACCACGAAGAGCAATTTGGCCCCGTTATTCCCGTTGTTCCGTTTGAGACCATCGACGAACCCATCGACTACCAAGTCAACGCGTCGCATGGAATGCAGGTGAGTATTTTTAGTGAAGACCCCAAAGAAGTGGCTCAGTTGATTGATCCTTTTGTAAACCTTGTCAGTCGGGTAAATATCAACTGTCAGGCGCAAAGAGGGCCCGACGTATTTCCTTTCACGGGGCGCAAAGACAGCGCCGAAGGAACGCTTTCGGTTTTTGACGCGCTTCGCTCCTTTTCGATTCGTTCGTTGGTAGCTACCAAATTGACCGAAAGCAACAAGGTATTACTCAATACCATCGTGCGCGACCACGATTCTAACTTTTTGAGTACTGATTACATTTTTTAA
- a CDS encoding PadR family transcriptional regulator — protein sequence MNNSQLYKGSLSLIILKLLEENKRMYGYEMTQKVKEQTGGELVINEGALYPALHKLEADGLLTVAVEQVGNRPRKYYSLTEKGEAETINRLEELADFVKHMQLLLNPKLSLG from the coding sequence ATGAACAATTCACAACTGTACAAGGGAAGCCTTTCGCTGATTATTCTGAAGCTATTAGAAGAAAACAAGCGAATGTACGGCTACGAGATGACGCAAAAAGTAAAGGAGCAAACGGGCGGAGAACTGGTGATCAACGAAGGGGCGCTGTACCCCGCGTTGCACAAGTTAGAGGCCGACGGATTGCTGACGGTGGCGGTAGAACAAGTGGGCAACCGCCCGCGCAAATACTATTCGTTGACAGAAAAAGGCGAAGCCGAAACCATCAACCGCTTGGAAGAACTTGCCGATTTTGTCAAACACATGCAGTTATTGCTTAATCCTAAACTATCGCTTGGATGA